The Trichosurus vulpecula isolate mTriVul1 chromosome 3, mTriVul1.pri, whole genome shotgun sequence genome includes a window with the following:
- the MSGN1 gene encoding mesogenin-1 has product MDKLQETLLGLEEGLSCSSPAFLSSWDWKDTPGPFDLGRTGSPQSLSPTPSFASSSSPAHPGVADLACGRSTGNGGSGSGGNLVTCGMLAFPSTYLQSPGPSKAPKGTKVRMSAQRRRKASEREKLRMRALADALHTLRNYLPPVYSQRGQPLTKIQTLKYTIKYIGELTDLLNGAQRS; this is encoded by the coding sequence ATGGACAAGCTGCAGGAGACACTGCTGGGCCTTGAGGAGGGCCTGTCCTGCTCCAGCCCGGCCTTTCTCTCCTCTTGGGACTGGAAGGACACACCGGGCCCCTTCGACCTCGGCCGGACTGGCTCCCCTCAGAGCCTGTCTCCCACTCCGTCctttgcctcctcttcctctcctgcccACCCAGGAGTGGCTGACCTGGCCTGTGGCCGCAGCACTGGCAATGGTGGCAGCGGCAGTGGTGGCAACCTGGTGACCTGTGGCATGCTGGCCTTTCCTTCTACCTACCTGCAGAGTCCCGGCCCCAGCAAGGCCCCGAAGGGCACCAAAGTCAGGATGTCGGCCCAGAGGAGGCGGAAGGCCAGCGAGCGGGAGAAGCTTCGGATGAGGGCTCTGGCTGATGCCCTCCACACCCTGCGCAATTACCTGCCCCCGGTCTACAGCCAGCGGGGTCAGCCTCTCACCAAGATCCAGACTCTGAAATACACCATCAAATACATCGGGGAGCTCACAGACCTTCTGAACGGGGCCCAGCGGTCCTAA